Proteins found in one Aspergillus puulaauensis MK2 DNA, chromosome 8, nearly complete sequence genomic segment:
- a CDS encoding flavin-containing monooxygenase (COG:Q;~EggNog:ENOG410PFFP;~InterPro:IPR036188;~PFAM:PF13738), protein MTIPIPSTVDALVVGASWAGIWNLHLLKRRGLNALLVDACEDVGGTWCYTRYPGCRVDTEIPLYEFSDPDIWQNWSWSQRFPEQKEIQAYLSWVTDRLQLRGSLVLGTRVQRAEWDESENTWVVSVSGARVYRTTYLILCTGYSTVPYVPKFKGAELFQNIIHTSAWPDSAEWKGKRVGVIGNAASGLQIIETLGPEVAQLTVFQKTPNLATPMQQKQYSSEKMDGMKRDFYPDMLRQRNSVTGFFASPERATFDDSPEQRSVFFQSLFDRGGLAFWFGGYSDLLTSREANMEAYNFWRDSVHRRVLNKVVAEKLAPAIQPHAFGTKRPSLETSYFEAFNLPHVELVDVNESPIQEITTQGVRTSTKLHELDLLVYATGFDALTGSALAIDIVGVNGLKLKSKWDVRANGNGVSTALGLMTAGFPNMFFPMGPQAPSALGLSPQLAEIQSDWVVNCIGHMQSKGLARIEATGKGEGEWKREVMAAAERTLFSETDSWYMGVNIPNRKKQPLCYFGGIGRYIECIQRAAGAGYQGFALS, encoded by the coding sequence ATGACGATCCCTATCCCCAGTACGGTGGATGCCCTGGTTGTCGGCGCCAGCTGGGCCGGAATCTGGAACCTGCACCTCCTGAAACGACGCGGGTTGAATGCACTACTCGTAGATGCATGCGAGGACGTCGGCGGCACATGGTGCTATACTCGCTATCCAGGGTGTCGCGTCGACACCGAGATCCCACTGTACGAGTTTAGCGACCCGGATATATGGCAGAACTGGAGCTGGTCGCAGCGGTTTCCCGAGCAGAAGGAGATTCAGGCTTACCTTTCTTGGGTGACTGATCGGTTGCAGCTGAGGGGGAGTCTGGTGCTTGGGACTAGGGTTCAGCGAGCGGAGTGGGATGAGAGCGAGAATACCTGGGTCGTCTCTGTTTCTGGTGCGCGAGTCTACCGCACGACATATCTTATCCTGTGTACGGGGTATTCCACCGTTCCGTATGTGCCCAAGTTCAAAGGGGCAGAGCTGTTCCAGAATATAATCCATACATCCGCATGGCCTGACAGTGCAGAATGGAAGGGGAAACGTGTTGGTGTGATTGGGAACGCAGCAAGCGGGCTGCAGATAATCGAAACGCTGGGCCCAGAGGTTGCTCAGCTCACTGTCTTCCAGAAGACACCGAATCTTGCAACGCCgatgcagcagaagcagtaCTCGTCTGAGAAaatggatgggatgaagCGCGACTTCTACCCTGATATGCTTCGGCAGCGCAACTCGGTGACCGGTTTCTTTGCCTCGCCAGAGCGTGCCACGTTCGATGACAGTCCTGAGCAGAGGAGTGTCTTTTTCCAGTCTCTATTTGATAGAGGAGGGCTGGCGTTCTGGTTTGGGGGGTATTCCGATCTCCTAACGTCGCGTGAGGCCAATATGGAAGCATACAATTTCTGGCGTGACAGCGTCCATCGCCGTGTCTTGAATAAAGTCGTCGCTGAGAAACTTGCCCCTGCGATACAGCCGCATGCATTTGGCACGAAGCGGCCATCGCTTGAGACTTCGTATTTTGAAGCCTTTAACTTGCCGCATGTCGAGTTGGTAGACGTGAATGAGAGTCCGATCCAGGAAATCACCACGCAGGGCGTCCGGACGAGCACCAAGCTGCATGAGCTTGACCTCCTAGTCTACGCCACTGGTTTCGACGCCTTGACTGGTAGCGCCCTGGCAATCGATATTGTGGGCGTAAATGGACTGAAACTCAAATCCAAGTGGGACGTCAGGGCGAATGGAAACGGGGTCTCGACTGCGCTGGGGCTGATGACTGCAGGTTTCCCAAACATGTTCTTCCCAATGGGCCCCCAGGCACCGTCGGCGCTTGGACTGAGTCCACAACTGGCGGAAATCCAGAGTGACTGGGTTGTTAACTGCATTGGCCATATGCAGTCGAAAGGGCTGGCACGGATCGAAGCGACAgggaagggcgagggcgaatgGAAGCGAGAGGTGATGGCCGCTGCAGAACGCACCTTGTTTAGTGAAACCGACTCGTGGTATATGGGTGTCAATATTCCCAATCGCAAGAAGCAGCCGCTGTGCTATTTTGGGGGGATTGGAAGATACATCGAGTGCATCCAACGagcagctggtgctggctaTCAGGGATTCGCTCTCTCGTAG